One Panicum virgatum strain AP13 chromosome 3N, P.virgatum_v5, whole genome shotgun sequence DNA segment encodes these proteins:
- the LOC120665444 gene encoding guanosine nucleotide diphosphate dissociation inhibitor 2, which translates to MDEEYDVIVLGTGLKECILSGLLSVDGLKVLHMDRNDYYGGDSTSLNLNQLWKRFRGEDKPPAHLGASRDYNVDMVPKFMMANGTLVRTLIHTDVTKYLSFKAVDGSYVFSKGKIYKVPATDMEALKSPLMGLFEKRRARNFFIYVQDYNEADPKTHQGLDLTRVTTRELIAKYGLSEDTVDFIGHALALHRDDRYLDEPAFDTVKRMKLYAESLARFQGGSPYIYPLYGLGELPQGFARLSAVYGGTYMLNKPECKVEFDMEGKVCGVTSEGETAKCKKVVCDPSYLPNKVRKIGRVVRAIAIMSHPIPNTNESHSVQIILPQKQLGRRSDMYVFCCSYTHNVAPKGKFIAFVSAEAETDNPQSELKPGLDLLGPVDDIFYDIYDRYEPVNEPSLDNCFVSTSYDATTHFETTVTDVLNMYTMITGKTVDLSVDLSAASAAEEY; encoded by the exons ATGGATGAGGAGTACGACGTGATCGTGCTGGGCACGGGGCTCAAGGAGTGCATCCTCAGCGGGCTCCTCTCCGTCGACGGCCTCAAG GTGTTGCACATGGATAGAAATGACTACTATGGAGGAGATTCCACCTCACTCAACCTTAACCAG CTGTGGAAGAGGTTTAGAGGGGAAGACAAGCCTCCGGCACATCTAGGTGCAAGCAGAGACTACAATGTGGACATGGTCCCAAAG TTTATGATGGCAAATGGGACATTGGTTCGAACCCTCATCCACACTGACGTGACAAAGTACTTGTCATTCAAAGCTGTTGATGGGAGCTACGTTTTCAGCAAAGGGAAG ATTTACAAGGTCCCTGCAACTGATATGGAGGCTCTGAAGTCCCCTTTGATGGGCCTCTTTGAGAAGCGCAGAGCAAGGAACTTCTTCATTTATGTCCAAGATTACAATGAAGCTGATCCAAAAACCCATCAAGGATTGGACCTTACTAGGGTGACAACTAGGGAGCTTATAGC CAAATATGGTTTGAGCGAAGATACAGTGGATTTCATTGGGCATGCACTTGCTCTTCATAGAGATGATCGTTATCTTGATGAACCGGCATTTGATACAGTGAAAAGGATGAAA CTGTATGCAGAGTCTCTTGCACGCTTCCAAGGAGGCTCACCGTATATTTATCCACTATACGGGCTGGGTGAGCTACCACAG GGTTTTGCACGTCTGAGTGCTGTTTATGGTGGTACTTACATGTTAAATAAGCCAGAGTGCAAG GTTGAATTTGATATGGAGGGGAAAGTGTGTGGTGTTACATCTGAAGGTGAAACTGCAAAGTGCAAGAAGGTGGTCTGTGATCCTTCGTATTTACCCAACAAG GTTAGGAAGATAGGTAGGGTTGTACGCGCAATTGCTATCATGAGCCACCCAATCCCTAATACAAATGAGTCCCACTCAGTTCAGATTATTTTGCCACAGAAACAACTTGGACGCAGATCAGACAT GTATGTTTTCTGCTGCTCATACACACACAATGTTGCGCCAAAAGGAAAGTTCATTGCATTTGTGTCTGCAGAAGCCGAGACTGATAACCCACAGTCCGAGCTAAAGCCTGGACTTGATCTACTTGGCCCTGTAGATGATATATTTTATGATATTTATGACAGATATGAACCAGTGAATGAACCATCTCTTGATAATTGCTTTGTCTCAACG AGTTATGATGCCACCACACATTTTGAGACAACCGTCACAGATGTTCTTAACATGTATACAATGATCACTGGAAAG ACGGTTGATCTTAGTGTGGATTTGAGTGCTGCCAGTGCTGCTGAAGAATACTAG